Proteins encoded within one genomic window of Candidatus Giovannonibacteria bacterium:
- a CDS encoding DUF2188 domain-containing protein has translation MARKVLHVVHNNTSENWLVKQAGVSFPVISTPKKADAVRTAVALAKSMQPSQVKIHGLNGEIQNEWTYKNDPRKYLS, from the coding sequence ATGGCAAGAAAAGTTTTACATGTTGTGCACAACAATACTTCTGAAAACTGGCTCGTGAAGCAAGCTGGCGTCAGCTTCCCCGTCATCTCTACTCCTAAAAAAGCAGACGCTGTTAGAACGGCTGTAGCATTGGCTAAGTCTATGCAACCAAGCCAAGTGAAAATTCACGGCTTGAATGGCGAAATCCAGAATGAGTGGACATATAAAAATGATCCGCGAAAATACTTAAGCTAG